ttttgatctgaatcaaatgatttgcgaacatGCTTCGAAcatccgatctgaatcaaatgattcgcaaacgtTGCTCCGAAGttttgatctgaatcaaatgatttgcgaacatGCTTCGAAcatccgatctgaatcaaatgatttgcgaacccactcagatccgatctgaatcaaatgattcgcgatgcgcaatttccgatctgaatcaaatgattcgcaaacgtTGCTCCGAAGctttgatctgaatcaaatgattcgcaaacctgctcagatccgatctgaatcaaatgattcgcgatgcgtgaatttccgatctgaatcaaatgattcgcaaacatTGCTCTGAAgtttcgatctgaatcaaatgatttgcgaacatGCTTCGAAcatccgatctgaatcaaatgattcgcgaacccactcagatccgatctgaatcaaatgattcgcgatgcgcaatttccgatctgaatcaaatgattcgtaaacgttgctccgaagtttcgatctgaatcaaatgatttgcgaacatGCTTCGAAcatccgatctgaatcaaatgattcgcgaacccactcaGATCCgatcttaatcaaatgattcgcgatgtgcaatttccgatctgaatcaattgATTCGCAAATGTCGCGTCGAAgtttcgatctgaatcaaatgattcgcaaatgTTGCGTCGAAgtttcgatctgaatcaaatgattcgcgaacccgctcagatccgatctgaatcaaatgattcccgattcgcaaagttccaatctgaatcaaatgattcgtgaacccgctCGAATCTGTGATAATTttgtttcacccatcactacacGTGCTTTTTAAGATCATTACGATgtcgaaattcgaaaatgaatggctcttttgatctgtttttgctagtgaatcgcttgaattGAACgatcgaagtcacgagtttgaatcaattggATCGGTTCcggcgtaaatgactcactcagttAATTCggtttgtctgtttttcttttcgCGTCTTTAcccatgtttacacaacactgtcagtaCAACTACTGGCTTAACTGAAATTcaaaagatatataaaatataaaatatcaaaagatatgtgcttatttaaaaaaacaatgtaattgtctttcaataattcaagcacttttcaatgACCTCCTCAGGAATGTTGCTATTTTccttcaatttaattaattttaaagtcaaattcaagcactttaagcactttaagcaccttgttcGAACCcataaacattattaattatatttataaaaaaaatatgaaccaCAGAAAGAACCACATTGTACCGTCATGAGGCTCATAGAGCAGGTGCGAGTCGTTTCCCAAAGCGCTGACGGCGTGACACTCGACCAGCAGCGCTGTGTCTGAGATCCCGCTGAGCGTCGCCGTCAGTGTGTGGTTCACGTAAGAAAACGAGTCGTTGAACCCTTCCAGCACGTGAGTCCCGTTCACACTCCAGGTGACGGCGGGACGAGGGTTCGAGTCCACCACACAGGAGCAGGACAGCAGCGACCCGTCCCAATCACAGGACGAGCTGGACAGAATCACCGGAGCGTCTGCAGAGACACAGAATCATGAGAATCAAACACAAAACAGCACTGAAAGACAGATTCTGTCTCACATTTCATAggatcaaaaatatatatattttttttggtttaacttaacgaatattaaaataactacaattaTTTAAACGCTAAAATATAAAGACACTAAAAAAGAACTACTGAAAGTGACTAAAATGTGGAAGAAAtttataaatagaaatagaaatatctcaatgatcaaaaaaattaataaataaaaccaaaaaaaaaaccatttttgttacttgatataaaataatgaatagaaataaaatttagtttaacttaatctattaaaataaattaaaattgaaataaaaatgaataaaaactgtagaCGGacagaaatactaaaataaatactaaaaaaactacaataaaaatcaaaacattttttacttgatataaaataattagtagaaataaaatttagtttaacttaatgtattaaaataaactaaaattgaaataaaaatgaataaaaactgtagaCAGAcacaaatactaaaataaatactaaaaactacTATAAAAATCAGAACATTTTTGttgcttgatataaaataattaatagaaataaaatttagtttaacttaatgtattaaaataaactaaaactaaaataaaagtgaataaaaactatgtagacaaaaataatacaataaatatttaaaaaactactaaataaaaataaaaacatttttattacttgatataaaataatgaatagatacaaaatttagtttaacaatgtattaaaatgaactaaaattaaacaaaaaaatttaaaatagacataaaaacactaaaataaatactaaagaaaattactaaataaaataaaatcttattacttaaaataatgaatagaaataaaataaaataaaaaaatgaataaaaaatatgtagacaaaaatactaaaataaatactaaaaactacTAGATAAAAACCTAAACATTTTTACttgatataatataatgaatagAAATACAATTTAGTTCaacttaatgtattaaaataaactaaaattgaaataaaaatgaataaaagcagtagacatataaaaatactaaaataaatacaaaaaacactacaaaaatcAGAAGTATTTTTGTTACctgttataaaataatgaatagaaataaaatttagtttaacttaatggtttaaaataaactaaaattgaaataaaaatgaataaaaactgtagacataaaaatactaaaataaatactaaaaaaactactataaaaatctaaacattttgttacttgatataaaataatgaatagaaataaaatttagtttaaattaatgtattaaaataaactaaaattgaaatataaatgaataaaaaatatgtagacatataaaaatactaaaataaataataatttaaaaaactactagaggaacaaattatatttcaatggggttttttttttttcagttcttgCAAAGTTGACAGAACTAACGAGTGCATGTGTGAGCGTCTCATTTACTCACACTGGACGTTGAGGCGTGTGGGTCGGGACGAGGTGCGTCCCAGTCGGTTGCTGGCGCTGCACTGGACTCGCGTGTCTCGGCTGACATTATAGATGCGGATGGTGTGCGTGCGTTTGGGCAGGATCAGCATGTTTCCCGACTCGACGCTCCACCACTGATACTCAGACACCGGCGGGTCGGCCTTACAGGAACACATGAGCAGAGCGTTTCCTCCGTCTCGCACCCACGCGCTCAACACCTGAACCGACACGTCTCTGGGAGGAACTGAGACGAGCAACACAGAGACATTCAGGACACCAGTGATTCTTAGAATGACTTCAAATGATCAAAACACACTTTAAAATCAACTAAAACAACTGAAAAGCAAgatgcatgcttttttttaatgccgGCTGATTATGGATATATTAAGGGATTTTTCTGCGATTTGTAGTGCGACTTTAATGTGAAATTGTGATTTGGAAAAATCATGGAAATTAAtaggatataaaataaaaattaaaaaaattcacagacatttaaaaaaaattcaacttttatcAGCCAATGActactaatattttattattattttactttattattttaatgaaacatgattattataaatatccttataaatatttaaacaattctatttactatttatattaTGAGAAAAATTATTGAATTTGTTATTTgcaggcaaaaaaaaatctttcaaataattattaaaaaaatataaaatataaaaaaataataaaaaaagaattaaatataGCCACAAATAACTATAAACATCATAGAAATTAACTggcaaataaaagtgtaaaccctgaaataattaaaagttcagtcattaaaaaaagttctggaattaaatgtttgatttaattttattttaatggtattatttaaatattattaaatattatttaatattaaatattattattattatataatatataaatgtgttgTTATAAATGTGTAATCAAAAAATTAATGATGGAAATTCTTTGGTAATTCAAAGTACATCTagttattaaaactttatgaataattatttcaattaatttgaattattgtattttattatttcaaataaatattattattataaatatcgataataaaattacatttattatttatattatgagtAAAAtccacaaatgacaaaaaaatcatggaaaTTCATTGGTACTTAGAAGTGTTATACACATtatagaatttaattattttattgatttatatttttaaatttaactaaatatttaaaaaaatctaatatttaatttacaatatttaatacttttatttagtttttatttttctattttatagttaaaaaatgtgctttttaaatatttttaatgatttatacttttgcatactttttaaaaatattttaattaaattttattagaaACATAACTtgctaatatattaatataaacatttaaatatttaattaatctaatttaaattgCCACTAGTAGtttctgtaaataaaaagttttaaaaaagagCAGCTTTGTCATCAGAAATTAGTTTGAGGACGAGCACTGAACGGAGAGCAAACTGAGACTTTCTGTTTGAAGGTTTTCTCACAGTGGACGAGGATCTCGCGGGTGGCCGAGGATCGCCTGTTGTTGTTGGGATACTCCAACTCACACCTCACTCTGGGGTTTGTGTGTCGCGGGACGGTGAAGGTGAGGCTCGTCCGCAGCACCGGTAACTGACCGGCGTCCCGCTGCAGCTCCGTGTCCCCGTGAACGCTGCTGCCGTCCCGATCGCCGCGCTCCCACTTCCACAGCAGACGGGGCCGATCGGACGGGCAGGCGATCCTCGCCGAACAGTTCAACACGACCTGCTGACCCTCCTTCACCGGCCCTGGGTCCGTCAGCTCCGGCGGCTCCGGCGAACCTGACCATCAAGACACACACGCATTCTGTGTTATTACATACAGGAAAATCACAT
The sequence above is drawn from the Labeo rohita strain BAU-BD-2019 chromosome 16, IGBB_LRoh.1.0, whole genome shotgun sequence genome and encodes:
- the LOC127179067 gene encoding myelin-associated glycoprotein isoform X2; this encodes MALDALIRIFTIMSACVSGTSPAVSLSAPGRVLAMEGSCLIIPCSFSPSSGAQTMDLRLIRTPTTFLTMLRRTVFSSQRGDAVHPDFRDRTALAGNFSAGDCSVSISSVRRDDQNSYELQIRERGQRSWPAGSKVNISVTGSPEPPELTDPGPVKEGQQVVLNCSARIACPSDRPRLLWKWERGDRDGSSVHGDTELQRDAGQLPVLRTSLTFTVPRHTNPRVRCELEYPNNNRRSSATREILVHFPPRDVSVQVLSAWVRDGGNALLMCSCKADPPVSEYQWWSVESGNMLILPKRTHTIRIYNVSRDTRVQCSASNRLGRTSSRPTRLNVQYAPVILSSSSCDWDGSLLSCSCVVDSNPRPAVTWSVNGTHVLEGFNDSFSYVNHTLTATLSGISDTALLVECHAVSALGNDSHLLYEPHDGALMWTVILTAGAVFLLLLLLFVLLFYCCCCRRNRRRVYRPPAIHPEHLGIYQERMPLYINCCEVTNVYSNGSYQLIYQNCTPLFVRSKQIYKRQRRRARRQRAQRETPISITADSDTAIYVEVI
- the LOC127179067 gene encoding myelin-associated glycoprotein isoform X1, yielding MALDALIRIFTIMSACVSGTSPAVSLSAPGRVLAMEGSCLIIPCSFSPSSGAQTMDLRLIRTPTTFLTMLRRTVFSSQRGDAVHPDFRDRTALAGNFSAGDCSVSISSVRRDDQNSYELQIRERGQRSWPAGSKVNISVTGSPEPPELTDPGPVKEGQQVVLNCSARIACPSDRPRLLWKWERGDRDGSSVHGDTELQRDAGQLPVLRTSLTFTVPRHTNPRVRCELEYPNNNRRSSATREILVHFPPRDVSVQVLSAWVRDGGNALLMCSCKADPPVSEYQWWSVESGNMLILPKRTHTIRIYNVSRDTRVQCSASNRLGRTSSRPTRLNVQYAPVILSSSSCDWDGSLLSCSCVVDSNPRPAVTWSVNGTHVLEGFNDSFSYVNHTLTATLSGISDTALLVECHAVSALGNDSHLLYEPHDGALMWTVILTAGAVFLLLLLLFVLLFYCCCCRRNRRRRVYRPPAIHPEHLGIYQERMPLYINCCEVTNVYSNGSYQLIYQNCTPLFVRSKQIYKRQRRRARRQRAQRETPISITADSDTAIYVEVI